From the genome of Chelonoidis abingdonii isolate Lonesome George chromosome 25, CheloAbing_2.0, whole genome shotgun sequence, one region includes:
- the PHACTR4 gene encoding phosphatase and actin regulator 4 isoform X3 — MGQTLFSRPINPAAFAEEVDHPPSDMGMGADVLESGDTTPPTKRKSKFSGFGKIFKPWKWRKKKSSDKFKETSEVLERKISMRKPREELVKRGVLLEDPEQDGEEPDKLSHAALKNGHTVPIGGSGMSNLAHLEEEVGKKSSLRKSVPVEEPKKRPGSSSSNPSSEMEPPHEPHAPKQPLLPPKRPSSSSQEASDVQARDPVPASRTTRTTSSSTVTAATSIAKTVNSTVAPCPAPRTVPPAFASTNTTATTSTTSVVPAKQPPIPPPKPVNRNSNPLIAELSQAMNSGMGSSKPSPPLPPKRGIPSNVAPSLESTAASKPPSDRVASASRPASIPVHITVSHPPPSPSPPLPSHVPPEPRRTPLPASSPVMEPQISLELPKETPPQEDLRSLEVPKRAAEQGFGEPHVPTRLPQIPLHIRIQQALTSPLPVTPPAEGSHRAHSLLFENDSLYEDNGTLGRARSLPVTIEMLKVPDDDEEEEEADQEGERSSGPHVYIGDAPSVTVIPRLMPQPLQEEEEEEEGMSDSDSEGPILYKDEEDEEEDESHNSALANKVKRKDTLAMKLGTTATQQELEEKNAFPRKSKEEWNEIRQQIGTALIRRLSQRPTAEELEQRNILQQKNEADRQAEKREIKRRLTRKLSQRPTVAELQARKILRFHEYVEVTDAQDYDRRADKPWTKLTPADKAAIRKELNEFKSSEMQVHEDSKHFTRFHRP, encoded by the exons ATGGGGCAGACACTGTTCTCGAGACCGATAAATCCAGCTGCATTTG CTGAGGAAGTGGATCATCCGCCATCTGacatggggatgggggctgaTGTTCTGGAATCTGGAGACACCACACCCCCCACCAAGAGGAAAAGCAAGTTCTCGGGCTTTGGCAAGATTTTCAAACCTTGGAagtggaggaaaaagaaaagcagtgACAAATTCAAGGAGACTTCAGAAG TTTTAGAACGAAAGATTTCTATGCGAAAGCCAAGAGAGGAGCTGGTTAAAAGAGGGGTTCTGTTGGAAGACCCTGAGCAGG ATGGAGAGGAACCAGACAAACTAAGCCATGCTGCGTTGAAGAACGGGCACACAGTCCCCATTGGTGGTTCTGGGATGTCAAACCTGGCCCATCTGGAGGAAGAGGTTGGGAAGAAATCAAGTCTTAGAAAGTCTGTTCCAGTTGAGGAACCAAAGAAAAGACCAG GCTCATCCAGTAGCAATCCTAGTTCAGAAATGGAGCCTCCTCATGAGCCGCATGCACCCAAACAGCCTTTGCTTCCTCCGAAAAGACCCTCGTCCTCTTCTCAGGAGGCAAGTGATGTGCAGGCGAGAGATCCTGTGCCTGCCAGCCGCACTACAAGGACTACATCCTCCTCTACTGTTACTGCCGCCACCAGCATAGCAAAGACGGTCAATTCCACAGTCGCCCCTTGCCCAGCCCCCAGGACTGTGCCCCCTGCTTTTGCCAGCACTAACACTACTGCTACCACAAGTACAACCAGCGTGGTGCCTGCCAAACAGCCCCCCATCCCGCCCCCGAAGCCGGTGAACAGAAATAGCAACCCTTTAATAG ctGAACTGTCTCAAGCAATGAACAGTGGTATGGGCTCATCAAAGCCTTCCCCGCCCTTACCACCCAAGAGAGGCATTCCATCTAACGTGGCACCTTCGCTGGAGTCAACTGCTGCCTCGAAACCACCAAGCGATAGGGTAGCGTCAGCTTCTCGTCCCGCATCGATACCAGTGCATATCACCGTGTCTCACCCGCCACCGTCACCTTCTCCACCATTGCCCAGCCACGTACCTCCTGAGCCCCGGCGTACgcccctgcctgcctccagccctgtgATGGAACCCCAGATCTCCCTGGAACTGCCCAAGGAGACCCCTCCACAGGAAGATCTCAGGTCACTGGAAGTGCCCAAGCGGGCGGCAGAGCAGGGGTTCGGAGAACCTCACGTGCCAACGCGGCTGCCCCAGATCCCACTGCACATCCGGATCCAGCAGGCGCTGACAAGCCCCCTGCCAGTTACCCCACCTGCAGAGGGGTCGCACAGGGCTCACTCACTGCTCTTCGAAAACGACAGCCTTTACGAGGACAACGGCACCCTGGGCCGGGCCAGGTCGCTGCCAGTCACCATCGAGATGCTGAAAGT tccagatgatgatgaagaggaggaggaagcagaccAGGAGGGCGAACGGAGTTCAGGTCCTCACGTTTACATTGGAGATGCACCATCTGTCACGGTCATTCCTAGGCTAATGCCACAGCCCCtgcaggaggaagaagaggaggaggaggggatgagTGATTCGGACTCCGAGGGACCCATCCTGTATAAGGatgaggaggatgaagaggaagatGAAAGCCATAACA GCGCTCTAGCTAACAAGGTCAAGAGGAAAGATACATTGGCCATGAAACTGGGCACCACGGCCacccagcaggagctggaggagaagaatGCTTTCCCTCGGAAGAGCAAGGAGGAGTGGAATGAAATTCGGCAGCAGATTGGGACAGCACTGATCAG GCGACTAAGTCAGAGACCAACAGCAGAAGAGCTGGAGCAAAGGAACATACTTCAGC AAAAAAATGAGGCTGACCGGCAGGCTGAGAAGCGGGAGATTAAACGCCGCCTCACCAGAAAG CTTAGTCAAAGGCCTACAGTGGCTGAACTGCAAGCTAGGAAGATCCTGAGGTTTCATGAATATGTGGAAGTGACAGATGCTCAGGATTATGACCGGAGAGCAGATAAGCCGTGGACAAAACTCACACCTGCTGACAAG GCTGCCATCCGAAAGGAACTGAATGAGTTTAAAAGCTCTGAAATGCAAGTCCATGAAGACAGCAAACACTTCACACG GTTCCATCGGCCATGA
- the PHACTR4 gene encoding phosphatase and actin regulator 4 isoform X6 yields the protein MGQTLFSRPINPAAFAEEVDHPPSDMGMGADVLESGDTTPPTKRKSKFSGFGKIFKPWKWRKKKSSDKFKETSEDGEEPDKLSHAALKNGHTVPIGGSGMSNLAHLEEEVGKKSSLRKSVPVEEPKKRPGSSSSNPSSEMEPPHEPHAPKQPLLPPKRPSSSSQEASDVQARDPVPASRTTRTTSSSTVTAATSIAKTVNSTVAPCPAPRTVPPAFASTNTTATTSTTSVVPAKQPPIPPPKPVNRNSNPLIAELSQAMNSGMGSSKPSPPLPPKRGIPSNVAPSLESTAASKPPSDRVASASRPASIPVHITVSHPPPSPSPPLPSHVPPEPRRTPLPASSPVMEPQISLELPKETPPQEDLRSLEVPKRAAEQGFGEPHVPTRLPQIPLHIRIQQALTSPLPVTPPAEGSHRAHSLLFENDSLYEDNGTLGRARSLPVTIEMLKVPDDDEEEEEADQEGERSSGPHVYIGDAPSVTVIPRLMPQPLQEEEEEEEGMSDSDSEGPILYKDEEDEEEDESHNSALANKVKRKDTLAMKLGTTATQQELEEKNAFPRKSKEEWNEIRQQIGTALIRRLSQRPTAEELEQRNILQQKNEADRQAEKREIKRRLTRKLSQRPTVAELQARKILRFHEYVEVTDAQDYDRRADKPWTKLTPADKAAIRKELNEFKSSEMQVHEDSKHFTRFHRP from the exons ATGGGGCAGACACTGTTCTCGAGACCGATAAATCCAGCTGCATTTG CTGAGGAAGTGGATCATCCGCCATCTGacatggggatgggggctgaTGTTCTGGAATCTGGAGACACCACACCCCCCACCAAGAGGAAAAGCAAGTTCTCGGGCTTTGGCAAGATTTTCAAACCTTGGAagtggaggaaaaagaaaagcagtgACAAATTCAAGGAGACTTCAGAAG ATGGAGAGGAACCAGACAAACTAAGCCATGCTGCGTTGAAGAACGGGCACACAGTCCCCATTGGTGGTTCTGGGATGTCAAACCTGGCCCATCTGGAGGAAGAGGTTGGGAAGAAATCAAGTCTTAGAAAGTCTGTTCCAGTTGAGGAACCAAAGAAAAGACCAG GCTCATCCAGTAGCAATCCTAGTTCAGAAATGGAGCCTCCTCATGAGCCGCATGCACCCAAACAGCCTTTGCTTCCTCCGAAAAGACCCTCGTCCTCTTCTCAGGAGGCAAGTGATGTGCAGGCGAGAGATCCTGTGCCTGCCAGCCGCACTACAAGGACTACATCCTCCTCTACTGTTACTGCCGCCACCAGCATAGCAAAGACGGTCAATTCCACAGTCGCCCCTTGCCCAGCCCCCAGGACTGTGCCCCCTGCTTTTGCCAGCACTAACACTACTGCTACCACAAGTACAACCAGCGTGGTGCCTGCCAAACAGCCCCCCATCCCGCCCCCGAAGCCGGTGAACAGAAATAGCAACCCTTTAATAG ctGAACTGTCTCAAGCAATGAACAGTGGTATGGGCTCATCAAAGCCTTCCCCGCCCTTACCACCCAAGAGAGGCATTCCATCTAACGTGGCACCTTCGCTGGAGTCAACTGCTGCCTCGAAACCACCAAGCGATAGGGTAGCGTCAGCTTCTCGTCCCGCATCGATACCAGTGCATATCACCGTGTCTCACCCGCCACCGTCACCTTCTCCACCATTGCCCAGCCACGTACCTCCTGAGCCCCGGCGTACgcccctgcctgcctccagccctgtgATGGAACCCCAGATCTCCCTGGAACTGCCCAAGGAGACCCCTCCACAGGAAGATCTCAGGTCACTGGAAGTGCCCAAGCGGGCGGCAGAGCAGGGGTTCGGAGAACCTCACGTGCCAACGCGGCTGCCCCAGATCCCACTGCACATCCGGATCCAGCAGGCGCTGACAAGCCCCCTGCCAGTTACCCCACCTGCAGAGGGGTCGCACAGGGCTCACTCACTGCTCTTCGAAAACGACAGCCTTTACGAGGACAACGGCACCCTGGGCCGGGCCAGGTCGCTGCCAGTCACCATCGAGATGCTGAAAGT tccagatgatgatgaagaggaggaggaagcagaccAGGAGGGCGAACGGAGTTCAGGTCCTCACGTTTACATTGGAGATGCACCATCTGTCACGGTCATTCCTAGGCTAATGCCACAGCCCCtgcaggaggaagaagaggaggaggaggggatgagTGATTCGGACTCCGAGGGACCCATCCTGTATAAGGatgaggaggatgaagaggaagatGAAAGCCATAACA GCGCTCTAGCTAACAAGGTCAAGAGGAAAGATACATTGGCCATGAAACTGGGCACCACGGCCacccagcaggagctggaggagaagaatGCTTTCCCTCGGAAGAGCAAGGAGGAGTGGAATGAAATTCGGCAGCAGATTGGGACAGCACTGATCAG GCGACTAAGTCAGAGACCAACAGCAGAAGAGCTGGAGCAAAGGAACATACTTCAGC AAAAAAATGAGGCTGACCGGCAGGCTGAGAAGCGGGAGATTAAACGCCGCCTCACCAGAAAG CTTAGTCAAAGGCCTACAGTGGCTGAACTGCAAGCTAGGAAGATCCTGAGGTTTCATGAATATGTGGAAGTGACAGATGCTCAGGATTATGACCGGAGAGCAGATAAGCCGTGGACAAAACTCACACCTGCTGACAAG GCTGCCATCCGAAAGGAACTGAATGAGTTTAAAAGCTCTGAAATGCAAGTCCATGAAGACAGCAAACACTTCACACG GTTCCATCGGCCATGA
- the PHACTR4 gene encoding phosphatase and actin regulator 4 isoform X2 has translation MDTPPPKLGVLTFQELFRKLAYHRNGRKHWRFILQVLLNSGFLGSIPGTDWRGAEEVDHPPSDMGMGADVLESGDTTPPTKRKSKFSGFGKIFKPWKWRKKKSSDKFKETSEDGEEPDKLSHAALKNGHTVPIGGSGMSNLAHLEEEVGKKSSLRKSVPVEEPKKRPGSSSSNPSSEMEPPHEPHAPKQPLLPPKRPSSSSQEASDVQARDPVPASRTTRTTSSSTVTAATSIAKTVNSTVAPCPAPRTVPPAFASTNTTATTSTTSVVPAKQPPIPPPKPVNRNSNPLIAELSQAMNSGMGSSKPSPPLPPKRGIPSNVAPSLESTAASKPPSDRVASASRPASIPVHITVSHPPPSPSPPLPSHVPPEPRRTPLPASSPVMEPQISLELPKETPPQEDLRSLEVPKRAAEQGFGEPHVPTRLPQIPLHIRIQQALTSPLPVTPPAEGSHRAHSLLFENDSLYEDNGTLGRARSLPVTIEMLKVPDDDEEEEEADQEGERSSGPHVYIGDAPSVTVIPRLMPQPLQEEEEEEEGMSDSDSEGPILYKDEEDEEEDESHNSALANKVKRKDTLAMKLGTTATQQELEEKNAFPRKSKEEWNEIRQQIGTALIRRLSQRPTAEELEQRNILQQKNEADRQAEKREIKRRLTRKLSQRPTVAELQARKILRFHEYVEVTDAQDYDRRADKPWTKLTPADKAAIRKELNEFKSSEMQVHEDSKHFTRFHRP, from the exons CTGAGGAAGTGGATCATCCGCCATCTGacatggggatgggggctgaTGTTCTGGAATCTGGAGACACCACACCCCCCACCAAGAGGAAAAGCAAGTTCTCGGGCTTTGGCAAGATTTTCAAACCTTGGAagtggaggaaaaagaaaagcagtgACAAATTCAAGGAGACTTCAGAAG ATGGAGAGGAACCAGACAAACTAAGCCATGCTGCGTTGAAGAACGGGCACACAGTCCCCATTGGTGGTTCTGGGATGTCAAACCTGGCCCATCTGGAGGAAGAGGTTGGGAAGAAATCAAGTCTTAGAAAGTCTGTTCCAGTTGAGGAACCAAAGAAAAGACCAG GCTCATCCAGTAGCAATCCTAGTTCAGAAATGGAGCCTCCTCATGAGCCGCATGCACCCAAACAGCCTTTGCTTCCTCCGAAAAGACCCTCGTCCTCTTCTCAGGAGGCAAGTGATGTGCAGGCGAGAGATCCTGTGCCTGCCAGCCGCACTACAAGGACTACATCCTCCTCTACTGTTACTGCCGCCACCAGCATAGCAAAGACGGTCAATTCCACAGTCGCCCCTTGCCCAGCCCCCAGGACTGTGCCCCCTGCTTTTGCCAGCACTAACACTACTGCTACCACAAGTACAACCAGCGTGGTGCCTGCCAAACAGCCCCCCATCCCGCCCCCGAAGCCGGTGAACAGAAATAGCAACCCTTTAATAG ctGAACTGTCTCAAGCAATGAACAGTGGTATGGGCTCATCAAAGCCTTCCCCGCCCTTACCACCCAAGAGAGGCATTCCATCTAACGTGGCACCTTCGCTGGAGTCAACTGCTGCCTCGAAACCACCAAGCGATAGGGTAGCGTCAGCTTCTCGTCCCGCATCGATACCAGTGCATATCACCGTGTCTCACCCGCCACCGTCACCTTCTCCACCATTGCCCAGCCACGTACCTCCTGAGCCCCGGCGTACgcccctgcctgcctccagccctgtgATGGAACCCCAGATCTCCCTGGAACTGCCCAAGGAGACCCCTCCACAGGAAGATCTCAGGTCACTGGAAGTGCCCAAGCGGGCGGCAGAGCAGGGGTTCGGAGAACCTCACGTGCCAACGCGGCTGCCCCAGATCCCACTGCACATCCGGATCCAGCAGGCGCTGACAAGCCCCCTGCCAGTTACCCCACCTGCAGAGGGGTCGCACAGGGCTCACTCACTGCTCTTCGAAAACGACAGCCTTTACGAGGACAACGGCACCCTGGGCCGGGCCAGGTCGCTGCCAGTCACCATCGAGATGCTGAAAGT tccagatgatgatgaagaggaggaggaagcagaccAGGAGGGCGAACGGAGTTCAGGTCCTCACGTTTACATTGGAGATGCACCATCTGTCACGGTCATTCCTAGGCTAATGCCACAGCCCCtgcaggaggaagaagaggaggaggaggggatgagTGATTCGGACTCCGAGGGACCCATCCTGTATAAGGatgaggaggatgaagaggaagatGAAAGCCATAACA GCGCTCTAGCTAACAAGGTCAAGAGGAAAGATACATTGGCCATGAAACTGGGCACCACGGCCacccagcaggagctggaggagaagaatGCTTTCCCTCGGAAGAGCAAGGAGGAGTGGAATGAAATTCGGCAGCAGATTGGGACAGCACTGATCAG GCGACTAAGTCAGAGACCAACAGCAGAAGAGCTGGAGCAAAGGAACATACTTCAGC AAAAAAATGAGGCTGACCGGCAGGCTGAGAAGCGGGAGATTAAACGCCGCCTCACCAGAAAG CTTAGTCAAAGGCCTACAGTGGCTGAACTGCAAGCTAGGAAGATCCTGAGGTTTCATGAATATGTGGAAGTGACAGATGCTCAGGATTATGACCGGAGAGCAGATAAGCCGTGGACAAAACTCACACCTGCTGACAAG GCTGCCATCCGAAAGGAACTGAATGAGTTTAAAAGCTCTGAAATGCAAGTCCATGAAGACAGCAAACACTTCACACG GTTCCATCGGCCATGA
- the PHACTR4 gene encoding phosphatase and actin regulator 4 isoform X1 has product MDTPPPKLGVLTFQELFRKLAYHRNGRKHWRFILQVLLNSGFLGSIPGTDWRGAEEVDHPPSDMGMGADVLESGDTTPPTKRKSKFSGFGKIFKPWKWRKKKSSDKFKETSEVLERKISMRKPREELVKRGVLLEDPEQDGEEPDKLSHAALKNGHTVPIGGSGMSNLAHLEEEVGKKSSLRKSVPVEEPKKRPGSSSSNPSSEMEPPHEPHAPKQPLLPPKRPSSSSQEASDVQARDPVPASRTTRTTSSSTVTAATSIAKTVNSTVAPCPAPRTVPPAFASTNTTATTSTTSVVPAKQPPIPPPKPVNRNSNPLIAELSQAMNSGMGSSKPSPPLPPKRGIPSNVAPSLESTAASKPPSDRVASASRPASIPVHITVSHPPPSPSPPLPSHVPPEPRRTPLPASSPVMEPQISLELPKETPPQEDLRSLEVPKRAAEQGFGEPHVPTRLPQIPLHIRIQQALTSPLPVTPPAEGSHRAHSLLFENDSLYEDNGTLGRARSLPVTIEMLKVPDDDEEEEEADQEGERSSGPHVYIGDAPSVTVIPRLMPQPLQEEEEEEEGMSDSDSEGPILYKDEEDEEEDESHNSALANKVKRKDTLAMKLGTTATQQELEEKNAFPRKSKEEWNEIRQQIGTALIRRLSQRPTAEELEQRNILQQKNEADRQAEKREIKRRLTRKLSQRPTVAELQARKILRFHEYVEVTDAQDYDRRADKPWTKLTPADKAAIRKELNEFKSSEMQVHEDSKHFTRFHRP; this is encoded by the exons CTGAGGAAGTGGATCATCCGCCATCTGacatggggatgggggctgaTGTTCTGGAATCTGGAGACACCACACCCCCCACCAAGAGGAAAAGCAAGTTCTCGGGCTTTGGCAAGATTTTCAAACCTTGGAagtggaggaaaaagaaaagcagtgACAAATTCAAGGAGACTTCAGAAG TTTTAGAACGAAAGATTTCTATGCGAAAGCCAAGAGAGGAGCTGGTTAAAAGAGGGGTTCTGTTGGAAGACCCTGAGCAGG ATGGAGAGGAACCAGACAAACTAAGCCATGCTGCGTTGAAGAACGGGCACACAGTCCCCATTGGTGGTTCTGGGATGTCAAACCTGGCCCATCTGGAGGAAGAGGTTGGGAAGAAATCAAGTCTTAGAAAGTCTGTTCCAGTTGAGGAACCAAAGAAAAGACCAG GCTCATCCAGTAGCAATCCTAGTTCAGAAATGGAGCCTCCTCATGAGCCGCATGCACCCAAACAGCCTTTGCTTCCTCCGAAAAGACCCTCGTCCTCTTCTCAGGAGGCAAGTGATGTGCAGGCGAGAGATCCTGTGCCTGCCAGCCGCACTACAAGGACTACATCCTCCTCTACTGTTACTGCCGCCACCAGCATAGCAAAGACGGTCAATTCCACAGTCGCCCCTTGCCCAGCCCCCAGGACTGTGCCCCCTGCTTTTGCCAGCACTAACACTACTGCTACCACAAGTACAACCAGCGTGGTGCCTGCCAAACAGCCCCCCATCCCGCCCCCGAAGCCGGTGAACAGAAATAGCAACCCTTTAATAG ctGAACTGTCTCAAGCAATGAACAGTGGTATGGGCTCATCAAAGCCTTCCCCGCCCTTACCACCCAAGAGAGGCATTCCATCTAACGTGGCACCTTCGCTGGAGTCAACTGCTGCCTCGAAACCACCAAGCGATAGGGTAGCGTCAGCTTCTCGTCCCGCATCGATACCAGTGCATATCACCGTGTCTCACCCGCCACCGTCACCTTCTCCACCATTGCCCAGCCACGTACCTCCTGAGCCCCGGCGTACgcccctgcctgcctccagccctgtgATGGAACCCCAGATCTCCCTGGAACTGCCCAAGGAGACCCCTCCACAGGAAGATCTCAGGTCACTGGAAGTGCCCAAGCGGGCGGCAGAGCAGGGGTTCGGAGAACCTCACGTGCCAACGCGGCTGCCCCAGATCCCACTGCACATCCGGATCCAGCAGGCGCTGACAAGCCCCCTGCCAGTTACCCCACCTGCAGAGGGGTCGCACAGGGCTCACTCACTGCTCTTCGAAAACGACAGCCTTTACGAGGACAACGGCACCCTGGGCCGGGCCAGGTCGCTGCCAGTCACCATCGAGATGCTGAAAGT tccagatgatgatgaagaggaggaggaagcagaccAGGAGGGCGAACGGAGTTCAGGTCCTCACGTTTACATTGGAGATGCACCATCTGTCACGGTCATTCCTAGGCTAATGCCACAGCCCCtgcaggaggaagaagaggaggaggaggggatgagTGATTCGGACTCCGAGGGACCCATCCTGTATAAGGatgaggaggatgaagaggaagatGAAAGCCATAACA GCGCTCTAGCTAACAAGGTCAAGAGGAAAGATACATTGGCCATGAAACTGGGCACCACGGCCacccagcaggagctggaggagaagaatGCTTTCCCTCGGAAGAGCAAGGAGGAGTGGAATGAAATTCGGCAGCAGATTGGGACAGCACTGATCAG GCGACTAAGTCAGAGACCAACAGCAGAAGAGCTGGAGCAAAGGAACATACTTCAGC AAAAAAATGAGGCTGACCGGCAGGCTGAGAAGCGGGAGATTAAACGCCGCCTCACCAGAAAG CTTAGTCAAAGGCCTACAGTGGCTGAACTGCAAGCTAGGAAGATCCTGAGGTTTCATGAATATGTGGAAGTGACAGATGCTCAGGATTATGACCGGAGAGCAGATAAGCCGTGGACAAAACTCACACCTGCTGACAAG GCTGCCATCCGAAAGGAACTGAATGAGTTTAAAAGCTCTGAAATGCAAGTCCATGAAGACAGCAAACACTTCACACG GTTCCATCGGCCATGA
- the PHACTR4 gene encoding phosphatase and actin regulator 4 isoform X4: MEENTAEEVDHPPSDMGMGADVLESGDTTPPTKRKSKFSGFGKIFKPWKWRKKKSSDKFKETSEVLERKISMRKPREELVKRGVLLEDPEQDGEEPDKLSHAALKNGHTVPIGGSGMSNLAHLEEEVGKKSSLRKSVPVEEPKKRPGSSSSNPSSEMEPPHEPHAPKQPLLPPKRPSSSSQEASDVQARDPVPASRTTRTTSSSTVTAATSIAKTVNSTVAPCPAPRTVPPAFASTNTTATTSTTSVVPAKQPPIPPPKPVNRNSNPLIAELSQAMNSGMGSSKPSPPLPPKRGIPSNVAPSLESTAASKPPSDRVASASRPASIPVHITVSHPPPSPSPPLPSHVPPEPRRTPLPASSPVMEPQISLELPKETPPQEDLRSLEVPKRAAEQGFGEPHVPTRLPQIPLHIRIQQALTSPLPVTPPAEGSHRAHSLLFENDSLYEDNGTLGRARSLPVTIEMLKVPDDDEEEEEADQEGERSSGPHVYIGDAPSVTVIPRLMPQPLQEEEEEEEGMSDSDSEGPILYKDEEDEEEDESHNSALANKVKRKDTLAMKLGTTATQQELEEKNAFPRKSKEEWNEIRQQIGTALIRRLSQRPTAEELEQRNILQQKNEADRQAEKREIKRRLTRKLSQRPTVAELQARKILRFHEYVEVTDAQDYDRRADKPWTKLTPADKAAIRKELNEFKSSEMQVHEDSKHFTRFHRP, from the exons CTGAGGAAGTGGATCATCCGCCATCTGacatggggatgggggctgaTGTTCTGGAATCTGGAGACACCACACCCCCCACCAAGAGGAAAAGCAAGTTCTCGGGCTTTGGCAAGATTTTCAAACCTTGGAagtggaggaaaaagaaaagcagtgACAAATTCAAGGAGACTTCAGAAG TTTTAGAACGAAAGATTTCTATGCGAAAGCCAAGAGAGGAGCTGGTTAAAAGAGGGGTTCTGTTGGAAGACCCTGAGCAGG ATGGAGAGGAACCAGACAAACTAAGCCATGCTGCGTTGAAGAACGGGCACACAGTCCCCATTGGTGGTTCTGGGATGTCAAACCTGGCCCATCTGGAGGAAGAGGTTGGGAAGAAATCAAGTCTTAGAAAGTCTGTTCCAGTTGAGGAACCAAAGAAAAGACCAG GCTCATCCAGTAGCAATCCTAGTTCAGAAATGGAGCCTCCTCATGAGCCGCATGCACCCAAACAGCCTTTGCTTCCTCCGAAAAGACCCTCGTCCTCTTCTCAGGAGGCAAGTGATGTGCAGGCGAGAGATCCTGTGCCTGCCAGCCGCACTACAAGGACTACATCCTCCTCTACTGTTACTGCCGCCACCAGCATAGCAAAGACGGTCAATTCCACAGTCGCCCCTTGCCCAGCCCCCAGGACTGTGCCCCCTGCTTTTGCCAGCACTAACACTACTGCTACCACAAGTACAACCAGCGTGGTGCCTGCCAAACAGCCCCCCATCCCGCCCCCGAAGCCGGTGAACAGAAATAGCAACCCTTTAATAG ctGAACTGTCTCAAGCAATGAACAGTGGTATGGGCTCATCAAAGCCTTCCCCGCCCTTACCACCCAAGAGAGGCATTCCATCTAACGTGGCACCTTCGCTGGAGTCAACTGCTGCCTCGAAACCACCAAGCGATAGGGTAGCGTCAGCTTCTCGTCCCGCATCGATACCAGTGCATATCACCGTGTCTCACCCGCCACCGTCACCTTCTCCACCATTGCCCAGCCACGTACCTCCTGAGCCCCGGCGTACgcccctgcctgcctccagccctgtgATGGAACCCCAGATCTCCCTGGAACTGCCCAAGGAGACCCCTCCACAGGAAGATCTCAGGTCACTGGAAGTGCCCAAGCGGGCGGCAGAGCAGGGGTTCGGAGAACCTCACGTGCCAACGCGGCTGCCCCAGATCCCACTGCACATCCGGATCCAGCAGGCGCTGACAAGCCCCCTGCCAGTTACCCCACCTGCAGAGGGGTCGCACAGGGCTCACTCACTGCTCTTCGAAAACGACAGCCTTTACGAGGACAACGGCACCCTGGGCCGGGCCAGGTCGCTGCCAGTCACCATCGAGATGCTGAAAGT tccagatgatgatgaagaggaggaggaagcagaccAGGAGGGCGAACGGAGTTCAGGTCCTCACGTTTACATTGGAGATGCACCATCTGTCACGGTCATTCCTAGGCTAATGCCACAGCCCCtgcaggaggaagaagaggaggaggaggggatgagTGATTCGGACTCCGAGGGACCCATCCTGTATAAGGatgaggaggatgaagaggaagatGAAAGCCATAACA GCGCTCTAGCTAACAAGGTCAAGAGGAAAGATACATTGGCCATGAAACTGGGCACCACGGCCacccagcaggagctggaggagaagaatGCTTTCCCTCGGAAGAGCAAGGAGGAGTGGAATGAAATTCGGCAGCAGATTGGGACAGCACTGATCAG GCGACTAAGTCAGAGACCAACAGCAGAAGAGCTGGAGCAAAGGAACATACTTCAGC AAAAAAATGAGGCTGACCGGCAGGCTGAGAAGCGGGAGATTAAACGCCGCCTCACCAGAAAG CTTAGTCAAAGGCCTACAGTGGCTGAACTGCAAGCTAGGAAGATCCTGAGGTTTCATGAATATGTGGAAGTGACAGATGCTCAGGATTATGACCGGAGAGCAGATAAGCCGTGGACAAAACTCACACCTGCTGACAAG GCTGCCATCCGAAAGGAACTGAATGAGTTTAAAAGCTCTGAAATGCAAGTCCATGAAGACAGCAAACACTTCACACG GTTCCATCGGCCATGA